Genomic window (Streptomyces sp. SLBN-31):
GGAGTTCGGGCTCATCAGGGAGCTCACCTCCCGTCTCACCACCACCCCGGCGGTCCGGGTCGGCCCCGGCGACGACGCCGCGGTGGTCGCCGCGCCCGACCGGCGGGTCGTGGCCTCGACCGACATCCTGCTGGAGGGCCGGCACTTCCGCCGCGACTGGTCCACGGCGTACGACGTGGGCCGCAAGGCCGCCGCGCAGAACCTCGCGGACATCGCCGCCATGGGCGCCGTCCCGACCGCGCTGCTGCTCGGCCTGGTCGTGCCCGCCGAACTCCCGGTGACCTGGCCCAGCGAGCTGATGGACGGCCTGCGCGACGAGTGCCAGGTCGCGGGCGCCTCGGTGGTGGGCGGGGACGTCGTACGGGGCGACACGATCGTGGTGTCGATCACCGCGCTCGGCGATCTGCGCAACCAGGAACCCGTCACCCGGGCCGGAGCCCAGCCCGGCGACCTCGTCGCGGTCACCGGCTGGCTGGGCTGGTCGGCCGCCGGGTACGCCGTGCTGTCCCGGGGGTTCCGATCGCCGCGCGCCTTCGTGGAGGCGCACCGGCGCCCGGAGCCGCCGTACCACGCGGGACCGGCCGCGGCCGGGCTCGGCGCGACCGCGATGTGCGACGTCAGCGACGGGCTGATCGCCGACCTCGGGCACATCGCGGAGGCCAGCAAGGTCCGCATCGACATCCGCTCCGGCGCGATCGACATCCCGTCCCAGATGAACGACATCGGGCAGGCCGTCGGCGTCGACCCGATGCAGTGGGTGCTCAGCGGGGGAGAGGACCACGCGATCGTGGCGACCTTCCCGCCCGACGTGAAGCTGCCCGCCCGCTGGAAGGTGATCGGCGAGGTCCTCAACCCCTCGGCGCTGCCCCAGGTGACGGTCGACGGGGCGCCGTGGACCAGCAAGGGCGGCTGGGACCACTTCGGGGACATCGAGTCGTGAGGCCGCGGGTGCTGACGGTCGCGGGCTCCGACTCCGGCGGAGGCGCCGGGATCCAGGCCGACCTGAAGACGATGCTCGCGCTCGGTGTGCACGGCATGAGCGTCGTCACGGCCGTCACCGCCCAGAACTCCCTTGGCGTACAGGGGGCTTGGGAGCTGCCCGCGGAGGCGGTGCGCGCGCAGTACCGGAGCGTCGTCGACGACATCGGCGTCCAGGCGGTGAAGACCGGGATGCTGGCCTCGGCCGAACTGGTCGCCCTGGTGGCCGAGTTGGTCGCCGGGACGGACGCACCGGCGGTGGTGGACCCGGTGGGCGTCTCCAAGCACGGGGACCCGCTGCTCGCCCACTCCGCCCTGGACTCGATGCGCGAGCGGCTGCTCCCGGTCGCCACCGTCGCCACCCCGAACCTCGACGAGGTCGCCCAACTCACCGGTGTGCGCGTGCAGTCGGAGGACGAGCTGCCGCAGGCGGCGGCGGCCGTCCTGGCGTACGGGCCGAAGTGGGTGCTGATCAAGGGCGGCCATCTGCCCGGCGACGCCGTGGACCTGCTCACCGACGGCTCCCAGGAGCACTGGCTGCGCGCCCCCCGGTACGACAACCGGCACACGCACGGCACGGGCTGCACCCTCGCGTCCGCGATCGCGTCGCAGCTCGCGAAGGGGCAGTCCGTGCCGGAGGCGGTGCGGGCCGCCAAGGAGTACGTCACCGGGGCGATCGCGGCCGGCTTCGCGCTCGGTGGCGGGATCGGGCCCGTCGACCACGGCTGGGCCCTCAGTACGGGTAGTCCCTGAGCGTGATGCCCGTCGCCGCCTTCTCGGTCATCCGCTTGAAGAAGCGGGCCAGCGGGCGGGAGGCGAGGATCCGGTACATGCGGTCCCGGCTGCGGATGCGCCGCTCGGTAGGCGGCGCGAAGAACGGGCCCGCGTTGCCGGAGATCTTCTGGCAGCCCTTCGCGAAGTCCCGCACCCGGGTCTCGTACTCGGCGAAGGCGGTACGGAAGTCGCCTTCCGCGAGGGCGAGTTCACCGGCGAGGACGTACGCCCCGACGATCGCCACCCCCGTCCCCATGCCGCCCATGGTCGCCCCGTAGCCCGCGTCCCCGAGGAGCGCCACGCGTCCCTTGGTGAGGCGGTCGACGTGGATCTGGGCGATGGCGTCGAAGTACAGGTCGTCGGCCTGTTCGAGGGCCTTGAGGGCGGTCGGGGCATCCCAGCCCATCCCGGCGAAGCGTTCCATGAGGATCCGCTTGACCGCCGTGACGTCCCGGCGGTCGTACGACAGTTCCGCGGACCGGAAGACCAGCAGCGCGTGGCAGCGGTCCGGGTCGCCGTCGTAGTTGGCCATGACGATCGCGCGGCCCGGCTCGCTGTAGACGCGGCCGGTGCGGTCCAGGCCGAGATGGTTGGGGACGTCGAAGCCGGCGACGTAGTGGTCGAAGAAGCGCAGGTGGCGGGACTCGTCGCCGAAGACCAGCCGACGGGTGTGGGAGTGCAGTCCGTCCGCGCCGACGACCAGGTCGAAGCGGCGGGGCGCGCCCATGCCGAAGGTGACGTCGACGCCGTCCGCGTCCTCGGCCAGGGAGGCGACCGAGTCGCCGAAGACGTACTCGACGTCGTCCTTCGTCCGCTCGTACATGATCTGCGCGAGGTCGCCGCGGAAGATCTCCACGTCGCCGCTCATCAATTCGGCGGGCAGGTCCACGCGCGGGTTGCCGTCCGCGTCGACCACGATCTGACGGCCCATGTGGGTCTGGCGGGCGTGGATCTCGTCCCAGATGCCCATGGAGGTGAGGACCCGGCGGTGGACATGGCCGCGGAAGTCGACCGCGAAGCCGCCGCCGCGCAGTTCCGGGGCCTTCTCCACGACGGTCACCCGGGCGCCGAGGCGGGCCAGGTTCAGGGCGAGGGCGGGACCGGCGACGCTCGCGCCGGAGATCAGGACACGGAGGCCGCTGAGGTTCTTCGTCATGCGACGAGCCTCGGCTCGGGCGCTGACCGCTCTCCTACCGTTCGCTGACCGCCGCCGCCCGCAGGGCGCACCCCTGCTCGAAGGCCTTGTCGTACGCCGTCGCGGACAGTTCCGCGCGCGCCTGCTGTTCGGTGCGTACGACGTCGGGGTCGACGGTGTTGCCCGCGCCCCGCAGGGCCGCCGCGGCGCCGAGCAGTTCGGCGGCCCGCTCCGGGGCGGCGACGGACGCCAGGGCCTCGGCGGCGTCGGCGAGTTCCAGGTCGCCCGGCCCCTCGCCGGCGAGTCCGGCGGCCTGCCCGAACCAGTCGGCGGCCTCCTCGGTGTGCCCCTCGGCGGCGGCCGTGCGGCCGAGCCCGATGAGGGCACGGACGGTCTCGCCGACGCTGAACCAGTTGGCGGCGCACTCCCGCAGGGCGCTCTCGTAGTGCACGCGCGCGCGTGCCGTGTCCCCGGACAGCCGGGCCGCGTCGCCGAGGCCGCGCCGGGCGGCCGCCACCTTGTCGGGCAGCCCGGCGCCGCGCGCGAGCGCCAGCGCCTCCTCGAAGTGGCCCACGGCACAGGCCGTGTCGCCCCTGTGCAGCAGCACGGTGGCCCGGCTGCGCAGCAGGTCGGCGGTCTCCTCCGGCGCGGCCAGCTCCCGCACGTACGCCAGTCCCTCGTCGAGCAGCCGCAGGGCGCGCTCGGTCTCACCGCGCGCGTGGGCGAACATGCCGAGCGGGTCGAGGCAGTTGGCCAGACCCCAGCGGTCCCCGGTGGTGCGGTAGCCCCGCAGCGCCCGGGTGAAGAACTCCTCGGCCTGACGCGGCCGCCCCGCGAACTGCGCCCGGAAGCCCAAGCCCACGTCGAGCAGGGCATGCGCCCAGGAGGAGCCGCCGGCCAGGGCGAGGGCCCGGTCGTCGGTGGCGGGCCGCGGACCGGCCGCGACCGCCCACAGCACGAGGACGTACGGCAGCCGCAACGGCCCCCTGTACGTCCCGAGGACCTCGTCCACGCGCGCGATGAGCTCCGGTTCCTCACCCGCCCCGGAGAGCGCGTTGATCTCGCACAGCACGTACTCCTCCTCCAGCCCGGGCGGCGGCTCCTCCCCGACGGCTGCCAGCAACTCCCGTGCCGTCGCGACCCGTTCGCCGTGCACCCCGCGCAGCCGCCAGAACCAGGACAGGGGCCCCATCAGGCGCAGGGCACCGGCGGGGTCGTGGCGTACGAGGTGGCTCAGTGCCGTGTCGAGATCGGCGCGCTCGGCGGCCAGCCGGGCCAGCCA
Coding sequences:
- a CDS encoding thiamine-phosphate kinase; its protein translation is MKGTVGELGEFGLIRELTSRLTTTPAVRVGPGDDAAVVAAPDRRVVASTDILLEGRHFRRDWSTAYDVGRKAAAQNLADIAAMGAVPTALLLGLVVPAELPVTWPSELMDGLRDECQVAGASVVGGDVVRGDTIVVSITALGDLRNQEPVTRAGAQPGDLVAVTGWLGWSAAGYAVLSRGFRSPRAFVEAHRRPEPPYHAGPAAAGLGATAMCDVSDGLIADLGHIAEASKVRIDIRSGAIDIPSQMNDIGQAVGVDPMQWVLSGGEDHAIVATFPPDVKLPARWKVIGEVLNPSALPQVTVDGAPWTSKGGWDHFGDIES
- the thiD gene encoding bifunctional hydroxymethylpyrimidine kinase/phosphomethylpyrimidine kinase — encoded protein: MRPRVLTVAGSDSGGGAGIQADLKTMLALGVHGMSVVTAVTAQNSLGVQGAWELPAEAVRAQYRSVVDDIGVQAVKTGMLASAELVALVAELVAGTDAPAVVDPVGVSKHGDPLLAHSALDSMRERLLPVATVATPNLDEVAQLTGVRVQSEDELPQAAAAVLAYGPKWVLIKGGHLPGDAVDLLTDGSQEHWLRAPRYDNRHTHGTGCTLASAIASQLAKGQSVPEAVRAAKEYVTGAIAAGFALGGGIGPVDHGWALSTGSP
- a CDS encoding FAD-dependent monooxygenase, which codes for MTKNLSGLRVLISGASVAGPALALNLARLGARVTVVEKAPELRGGGFAVDFRGHVHRRVLTSMGIWDEIHARQTHMGRQIVVDADGNPRVDLPAELMSGDVEIFRGDLAQIMYERTKDDVEYVFGDSVASLAEDADGVDVTFGMGAPRRFDLVVGADGLHSHTRRLVFGDESRHLRFFDHYVAGFDVPNHLGLDRTGRVYSEPGRAIVMANYDGDPDRCHALLVFRSAELSYDRRDVTAVKRILMERFAGMGWDAPTALKALEQADDLYFDAIAQIHVDRLTKGRVALLGDAGYGATMGGMGTGVAIVGAYVLAGELALAEGDFRTAFAEYETRVRDFAKGCQKISGNAGPFFAPPTERRIRSRDRMYRILASRPLARFFKRMTEKAATGITLRDYPY